One Pleurocapsa sp. PCC 7327 DNA segment encodes these proteins:
- a CDS encoding efflux RND transporter permease subunit: MFNLFYRNRLLLILSIGLILVWGLSSFLSLPRMEDPVGVERGALVTTRFPGATPERVEALVSEPIEQELDEIEEVDWVESSSQVEISIIYVELYDWVKDVEPVWSRVRDRLNDVVSQLPAGAREPEFRETDVRANAAIVALTWELDSPANYAILRRWSKELENRLRAISGTEKVEFFGAPDEEIVVEVNPKELAGLGLTAQEVVEQIEASDAKVSAGQVRGQQNDLLLEVEGELDSLERIRRIPIRTSASGQFARLSDIARIEKGIAVPATTLAWVSGKPAIALGVLVESNRRLDVWKQEASEVLAQFRTELPKGISVQVILNQNRYVEARIDSVIQELIVGSLLAMTTVFLLMGWRSALVIGVTLPLSGLMVFGEMNVLGIPLHQISIVGMIIALGLLIDNAIVIADEVQVRLLKGMTAADAIAQSVRTMGIPLFSSTLTTAIAFMPIALASGSIGEFVNTIGITAIFGLFSSLFVSLTILPALAGKLHDWRPIASAPSWWQAGFSHPRLTRIYRWSLDRAFSKPMLAISLALVMPVMGFTLFPHLEEQFFPPSGRDQFSIEFELSTQSSIKETESTVLQARKLIRQQPGVEDVHWFVGSNAPKIYYNSPTGRESANYAQAIVQLRPNIPPHLAIQNLQKLLEQAFPQARVLVRQLEQGPAYEAPVEMRLYGPDLRQLQALGEQLRSELAKVDRVIQTRATLGESLPTLALSLDEEQARIAGLDKTAIAQQLDTTLEGTVGGSVLEGTEELPVRVRLSAGDRADLSQIRSLNLRSSSGSESAQPIPLSALGKLELIPEQAAIVRRDGQRVNTIDGFVAAGVLPSVVLKDFQARLKASGFTLPSGYRLEIGGEAEERNSAVANLVSTVGVLGILMLATLVLTFNSFILAGLVVVVAILSVGLGFLALWVSGSPFGFTAVVGTIGLIGIAVNESTVTLAALLEDRWARRGDRKATGEVVLHATRHMITTTITDVAGFAPLLVDPTGFWNPLAIVVAGGLGGTTFLALYFLPAVYVLLKRRTARSVQMQ, from the coding sequence ATGTTCAATCTTTTCTATCGCAATCGTCTCCTGCTAATTCTTAGCATTGGTCTGATTCTGGTCTGGGGGTTGTCGTCCTTCCTGAGCCTGCCTCGGATGGAAGATCCGGTAGGCGTGGAGCGAGGAGCGCTAGTGACGACTCGCTTTCCGGGAGCAACGCCGGAACGCGTAGAGGCGCTGGTATCCGAGCCGATAGAACAGGAGCTAGACGAAATCGAAGAGGTAGATTGGGTGGAATCTAGCTCTCAGGTTGAGATTTCGATTATCTATGTAGAACTTTACGATTGGGTGAAAGATGTCGAGCCAGTGTGGTCGCGGGTGCGCGATCGCCTTAACGACGTCGTTTCCCAATTACCTGCTGGCGCCCGGGAACCAGAATTCCGAGAAACCGACGTGCGAGCTAATGCTGCGATCGTCGCTCTTACCTGGGAGTTAGACTCTCCTGCCAACTATGCAATTCTGCGACGTTGGAGCAAGGAATTAGAAAATCGCCTCCGCGCAATCAGCGGTACGGAGAAAGTCGAGTTCTTTGGCGCTCCCGACGAAGAAATCGTAGTGGAGGTAAATCCAAAAGAACTCGCAGGACTGGGACTGACGGCACAAGAGGTAGTAGAGCAAATCGAAGCTAGCGATGCCAAGGTTTCGGCGGGACAAGTGCGGGGGCAGCAGAACGATTTACTGCTGGAGGTCGAAGGGGAGTTAGACTCGCTGGAGAGAATTCGGCGCATCCCGATTCGGACGAGCGCAAGCGGACAGTTTGCTCGGTTGAGCGATATCGCTCGCATCGAGAAGGGTATCGCCGTGCCTGCCACCACGCTAGCGTGGGTGAGCGGTAAACCCGCGATCGCGCTGGGCGTGTTAGTGGAGTCAAACAGACGATTGGATGTGTGGAAACAGGAGGCGAGTGAAGTGCTTGCCCAATTCCGCACCGAGCTGCCGAAGGGCATTAGCGTGCAGGTCATTCTCAATCAGAATCGCTATGTGGAGGCAAGGATCGATTCAGTAATTCAAGAACTGATTGTCGGCTCGCTGCTGGCAATGACGACGGTATTTCTCTTGATGGGCTGGCGTTCGGCACTAGTAATAGGGGTTACTTTGCCGCTGTCGGGTCTGATGGTATTCGGGGAGATGAATGTTTTGGGAATCCCCCTGCATCAGATTTCCATCGTCGGCATGATTATTGCCCTGGGGCTGTTGATCGATAACGCGATCGTCATAGCAGACGAAGTGCAGGTTCGCTTGCTCAAGGGAATGACAGCGGCAGACGCGATCGCCCAAAGCGTCCGCACTATGGGCATTCCCCTCTTCAGTTCCACGCTGACTACCGCGATCGCCTTCATGCCGATCGCACTAGCTTCTGGCAGTATCGGCGAGTTCGTCAATACTATCGGCATTACGGCAATTTTCGGACTGTTTAGTTCTCTGTTTGTTTCCCTGACAATCTTGCCAGCACTAGCGGGAAAGCTGCACGATTGGCGACCGATTGCTAGCGCTCCAAGTTGGTGGCAGGCGGGATTTTCCCATCCTCGCCTCACCCGAATCTATCGCTGGTCGTTAGATCGCGCCTTCAGCAAACCCATGCTAGCCATTAGCCTTGCTTTGGTGATGCCCGTCATGGGTTTTACTCTATTTCCTCACTTGGAGGAGCAATTTTTTCCCCCTTCGGGACGCGATCAATTTTCGATTGAGTTTGAACTTTCCACTCAAAGTTCCATAAAAGAAACCGAGTCTACGGTTTTGCAAGCGCGGAAACTGATTCGACAACAACCTGGCGTAGAAGACGTACATTGGTTTGTCGGTAGCAACGCCCCAAAAATTTATTACAACTCTCCGACCGGTCGGGAGTCAGCCAATTATGCCCAGGCGATCGTGCAACTGCGTCCCAACATCCCCCCCCATCTCGCGATTCAAAATCTCCAGAAACTACTAGAGCAAGCGTTTCCGCAAGCACGAGTGCTGGTGCGTCAATTAGAACAAGGACCAGCCTATGAGGCACCAGTTGAAATGCGGCTCTACGGACCCGATCTCAGGCAATTACAAGCGCTCGGCGAACAGTTGCGCTCGGAACTCGCTAAAGTCGATCGCGTGATTCAGACGCGAGCAACCCTTGGAGAATCTCTGCCAACATTGGCGCTGAGCCTGGACGAGGAACAAGCTCGTATCGCCGGACTCGACAAAACGGCGATCGCCCAACAACTCGACACGACTTTAGAGGGAACGGTCGGCGGCTCAGTCTTAGAAGGGACTGAAGAACTCCCCGTGCGGGTACGCCTGTCAGCGGGCGATCGCGCCGACCTCAGCCAAATCAGATCCCTCAATTTGCGCTCCTCTTCGGGCAGCGAATCGGCTCAACCAATCCCGCTTTCTGCGTTGGGCAAACTCGAGCTGATTCCCGAACAAGCTGCTATCGTCCGCCGGGACGGACAACGGGTTAATACAATCGATGGATTCGTCGCGGCAGGAGTACTTCCCTCGGTGGTACTGAAAGATTTTCAAGCTCGACTCAAAGCGAGTGGGTTTACTTTACCCTCTGGTTATCGGTTAGAAATCGGTGGCGAGGCAGAGGAACGCAACTCGGCTGTTGCTAATTTAGTGTCTACCGTCGGCGTGCTGGGAATCCTGATGCTGGCAACTCTGGTGCTGACGTTCAATTCCTTTATCCTAGCCGGACTGGTTGTGGTTGTGGCTATCCTCTCAGTAGGACTGGGATTCCTTGCTCTGTGGGTTTCTGGCTCTCCCTTCGGATTTACCGCCGTCGTGGGCACGATCGGACTGATTGGGATTGCCGTCAATGAGTCCACAGTAACCCTGGCGGCACTCCTTGAAGATCGCTGGGCGCGACGGGGCGATCGCAAGGCAACGGGCGAAGTGGTTCTTCATGCTACTCGTCACATGATTACTACTACGATTACTGATGTGGCTGGGTTTGCACCGCTCCTGGTCGATCCGACGGGTTTTTGGAATCCGTTGGCGATTGTCGTTGCTGGAGGGTTAGGAGGCACAACCTTTCTTGCTCTCTACTTTTTGCCTGCCGTCTACGTGTTGCTGAAGCGAAGAACAGCGCGATCGGTTCAAATGCAGTAA
- a CDS encoding Uma2 family endonuclease — protein MVTLKLEPVIHLSAEQFTQLCYANPDAKLELTARGELVVMSPTGGESGSRNLKLSQRLGNWTDSDGTGIAFDSSTMFQLPNSSFRSPDASWISLVQWNNLSADERQTFPPICPEFVAELSSPSDSLKDLRDKMQEYIDNGARLGWLLDPMSKMVEIYRPGQPPEILQNPSQLSGENVLPGFVLDLEGILY, from the coding sequence ATGGTTACGTTAAAGCTAGAACCAGTCATTCATTTGAGCGCCGAACAGTTTACCCAACTGTGTTATGCCAATCCCGATGCCAAATTAGAACTGACCGCACGAGGAGAATTAGTTGTCATGTCGCCGACGGGTGGAGAAAGCGGTTCTCGCAATCTTAAACTATCTCAAAGATTGGGGAACTGGACCGATAGCGACGGCACTGGAATCGCCTTTGATTCTTCTACAATGTTCCAACTACCTAACTCATCGTTTCGTTCTCCCGATGCCTCCTGGATAAGCTTAGTCCAATGGAATAATCTTAGTGCCGACGAGCGCCAAACTTTTCCTCCCATCTGCCCTGAATTTGTTGCCGAACTAAGCTCGCCATCCGATAGCCTCAAAGATTTGCGCGACAAAATGCAAGAGTATATCGATAACGGAGCGCGACTGGGATGGTTGCTCGACCCTATGAGCAAAATGGTAGAAATTTACCGTCCCGGACAGCCCCCCGAAATTTTACAAAATCCATCTCAGTTATCAGGTGAAAATGTTCTGCCAGGTTTTGTCCTCGATTTAGAAGGAATTCTTTATTGA
- a CDS encoding 2Fe-2S iron-sulfur cluster-binding protein: MTRYYQIRIHNRQAGTEHTLKVPEDKYILRSAELQSCELPFSCRNGACTTCAVRVLSGEIYQPEAMGLSPELKQKGYALLCVSYPRSDLEVETQDEDEVYELQFGRYFAKGKVRFGWPLDED; this comes from the coding sequence ATGACGCGATATTATCAAATTCGCATTCACAATCGCCAAGCCGGAACCGAACACACCCTAAAAGTTCCAGAAGATAAATATATCCTCCGCAGCGCGGAACTTCAGAGCTGCGAGTTGCCTTTCTCTTGTCGCAATGGAGCTTGTACGACTTGTGCGGTGCGCGTTCTATCAGGCGAAATTTATCAACCGGAAGCCATGGGACTGTCGCCAGAATTAAAGCAAAAAGGTTACGCGCTATTGTGCGTCAGCTATCCTCGTTCGGACTTGGAAGTCGAAACGCAAGACGAAGATGAAGTCTACGAACTGCAATTCGGTCGCTATTTTGCCAAGGGAAAAGTGCGCTTTGGCTGGCCATTGGATGAAGATTAG
- a CDS encoding inositol monophosphatase family protein, which yields MARLSSNQLQIFLDIATEAVMSAGAILLDCWGKIETIEEKGRPDDLVTEADKKAEDAILAVLRRHVPDHQILAEESGRLGNEENDYLWAIDPLDGTTNYAHGYPVAVVSVGLLVEGIPQVGAVYNPFRNELFRAARGLGATLNRHPIGVSGTEELSKSLLVTGFAYDRRETADNNYAEFCYLTHLTQGVRRSGSAAHDLTDVACGRLDGYWERGIRPWDIAAGLVILEEAGGVASAYDGSPLVIESGRVLATNGKIHASLSQSLQEAATRSPYFSDRTHAIAKEQLLK from the coding sequence ATGGCTCGACTTTCTTCCAACCAACTGCAAATTTTCTTAGATATCGCCACAGAAGCCGTGATGTCTGCTGGCGCTATTTTGCTAGATTGCTGGGGCAAGATAGAAACAATAGAAGAAAAAGGTCGTCCGGACGATCTAGTGACAGAAGCGGATAAAAAAGCAGAAGACGCGATTCTTGCCGTATTGCGCCGTCACGTTCCCGACCATCAAATTTTAGCCGAAGAATCCGGTCGGCTTGGAAATGAAGAGAATGATTATCTCTGGGCGATCGATCCCCTTGATGGCACGACTAATTATGCTCATGGCTATCCGGTTGCTGTAGTTTCGGTAGGATTGCTCGTCGAAGGGATCCCGCAGGTAGGGGCAGTATACAATCCCTTTCGTAACGAATTATTTCGGGCGGCTAGAGGATTGGGCGCAACGCTTAATCGTCATCCCATCGGCGTTTCTGGAACCGAAGAATTGAGTAAAAGCCTGCTCGTCACAGGATTTGCCTACGATCGCCGGGAAACAGCCGATAATAACTACGCCGAATTTTGTTACCTAACCCATCTAACTCAGGGCGTGCGTCGCAGCGGTTCGGCAGCGCACGATTTAACCGATGTCGCCTGCGGCAGGCTTGATGGTTACTGGGAAAGAGGCATTCGCCCTTGGGATATAGCAGCAGGGCTTGTTATTCTCGAAGAAGCTGGTGGGGTTGCGAGTGCTTACGACGGAAGTCCCCTTGTCATTGAGTCCGGTCGCGTTTTGGCGACTAACGGGAAAATCCATGCTAGTCTGAGTCAGTCCCTCCAAGAAGCGGCAACGCGATCGCCATACTTTAGCGATCGCACTCACGCTATTGCGAAAGAACAATTGCTGAAATAG
- a CDS encoding J domain-containing protein, translated as MSFKIQQGLFKLDIVDHYAILGISLDSDTKQIRQRYLKIAQRLHPDTCKATSNAEKQQANQILSKLVNPAYEQLSKDVTRTEYLLILSQMGKTLTLDGGKITLVSESAKQLAQAIGNADQLYKKLLQSLALEQYTSIDKILGTIAQISELNLVYLMLKQGQIAPVKATQTFAAKPAAESQVKKTEPETPVSPVASYIRRAQEYLDRKNSAQAIVEMRDALKIEPNNSTCHGLMGLAYLQQNQMTMAKVHINKAWQANPKDPIAMKAKQELNKLVPSEDSKSKTSAERSSSSGFLGGLFGGKKK; from the coding sequence ATGTCTTTTAAGATCCAACAAGGACTATTTAAACTCGATATTGTCGATCATTATGCAATTCTGGGCATTTCCCTAGATTCGGATACCAAGCAAATTCGTCAGCGCTATCTCAAAATAGCTCAACGATTGCATCCCGATACCTGTAAAGCTACCAGCAACGCAGAAAAACAACAAGCCAATCAAATCCTGTCGAAGCTAGTCAATCCCGCCTACGAACAGTTGTCTAAAGACGTCACTCGGACAGAATATCTCTTAATTCTGTCTCAAATGGGAAAAACTTTAACCTTGGATGGCGGCAAAATTACGCTTGTTAGCGAATCTGCCAAGCAATTGGCTCAAGCAATTGGCAATGCAGACCAACTCTATAAAAAATTACTGCAATCTCTGGCTTTAGAGCAATATACATCGATAGATAAAATTCTCGGCACGATCGCTCAGATCAGCGAACTGAACTTAGTTTACTTGATGCTCAAACAGGGTCAGATCGCTCCAGTAAAAGCAACTCAGACTTTCGCTGCCAAGCCAGCAGCGGAGAGCCAAGTTAAAAAAACAGAGCCAGAAACTCCCGTATCTCCAGTGGCAAGCTATATTCGCCGCGCTCAAGAGTATTTGGATAGAAAGAACTCCGCCCAAGCCATTGTCGAGATGCGAGATGCGCTTAAGATAGAGCCGAATAATAGCACTTGCCACGGTTTGATGGGTTTGGCGTATCTCCAACAGAACCAGATGACAATGGCAAAAGTTCACATCAATAAAGCTTGGCAAGCCAATCCTAAAGATCCTATTGCCATGAAAGCGAAGCAGGAACTTAATAAGCTGGTTCCATCCGAGGATAGCAAGTCCAAGACTTCAGCCGAGCGATCGTCGAGCAGTGGTTTTTTAGGCGGTCTGTTTGGTGGTAAAAAGAAGTGA
- a CDS encoding ATP phosphoribosyltransferase regulatory subunit has product MIHQPPAGARDLLPLEVVQKGWINDRLQEVFRQWGYQRIVTSTIEWLDTLMAGGAIERSTVIQLREESEGTLGLRPELTASIARAAVTRMADATYPQRLCYRANVFRNPPPGYHGRQLEFYQAGVELLFAGGVLADAEILLLLADCLDKLGLQQWQLLLGEARLTRSLLSPFPDSLRRQVRYCIAQLDRIALENLDYPSPALKQRAMVLFDLRGKPADVLQTVMGFELDEAAQQIVGNLKSLVELLQKSSPKPFPLILDLSFLQTFDYYTGIVFQAVSQSENQLCILGQGGRYDELLGVYHPQGKAAPGIGFSLNLEDLHLCLLFSAALPQQTPPIDWLVVAETPQAQAAAFIYAQRLRNKEPRLRVEVDLGGQSPQAIRDYARRCRINCLAWVREDLEALVETLGC; this is encoded by the coding sequence ATGATTCATCAACCACCAGCAGGGGCAAGAGATTTACTCCCCCTAGAAGTCGTCCAAAAAGGCTGGATTAACGATCGCCTCCAAGAAGTGTTTCGGCAATGGGGGTATCAACGCATCGTCACTTCGACAATTGAATGGCTCGATACGCTCATGGCTGGCGGCGCGATCGAGCGTTCGACGGTCATTCAACTGCGCGAAGAATCGGAGGGAACGCTAGGACTGCGCCCGGAATTAACGGCTTCTATTGCTCGCGCCGCCGTAACTCGTATGGCAGACGCTACCTATCCGCAACGCCTCTGTTATCGCGCCAATGTCTTTCGCAATCCCCCGCCGGGATACCACGGACGGCAACTGGAGTTTTATCAAGCCGGAGTTGAGTTGCTTTTTGCTGGCGGCGTGCTGGCAGATGCAGAAATTCTGTTACTGCTCGCTGACTGTTTGGATAAGCTAGGGCTGCAACAGTGGCAGTTGCTCCTGGGAGAAGCTCGATTGACGCGATCGCTGCTGTCTCCTTTTCCAGACTCCCTACGACGACAAGTTCGCTATTGTATCGCTCAACTCGATCGCATTGCCCTAGAAAATCTAGACTATCCCTCTCCTGCGCTCAAACAACGGGCAATGGTTTTGTTCGACTTGCGCGGCAAACCTGCCGATGTTCTGCAAACCGTGATGGGTTTTGAGCTAGATGAAGCCGCCCAACAGATTGTCGGTAACCTCAAATCCCTCGTCGAACTCCTGCAAAAAAGCTCTCCGAAGCCGTTTCCTTTGATTTTGGATCTCAGTTTTCTACAAACCTTTGACTATTACACCGGAATTGTTTTTCAGGCAGTCAGTCAAAGCGAAAATCAACTTTGCATCCTCGGACAAGGCGGACGCTACGACGAATTGTTAGGCGTATACCATCCCCAAGGCAAAGCCGCTCCAGGAATCGGTTTTTCTCTCAATCTAGAAGATTTGCACCTCTGTCTCCTCTTTAGTGCGGCTCTCCCCCAGCAAACGCCGCCGATTGACTGGCTCGTTGTTGCCGAAACGCCTCAAGCACAGGCAGCAGCGTTTATCTATGCCCAAAGGTTAAGGAATAAAGAGCCTCGGCTTCGAGTCGAAGTAGATTTGGGCGGGCAATCGCCTCAAGCCATCCGCGACTATGCGCGTCGCTGCCGTATCAATTGTCTTGCCTGGGTAAGAGAAGACTTAGAGGCACTCGTCGAGACTTTAGGTTGCTGA
- a CDS encoding ABC-ATPase domain-containing protein, with amino-acid sequence MSDRENLRSTLLQLDGRGYKAYKEIEGSYQFPDFTLTIDRVQGDPFASPSKFIVKVPQSIAKFPRSLYQSASREVALRDYLTRQFERVARDLSSYRGTGKSGLISIVRTGQEILERTSAFIDDEWVEARFLVGLPARGRTILGRQAAEMLCKDIPEIVEKKLKYASLNAREIQKHVETNEDADWLRQQLKERGLVAFIANDSILPRRSGVDFRPLLKDAVAFQSPPSLEVEFNCPNRGAIKGMGIPMGITLIVGGGYHGKTTLLQAIELGVYNHIPGDGREFAIANSTAVKIRAEDGRSIVGVDISPFINQLPQGRSTTNFSTENASGSTSQAANIIEALEIGSELLLVDEDTSATNFMIRDRRMQQLISKDKEPITPFIDKVRQLYRDYGVSTILVMGGSGDYFDVADTVIAMENFQPQDVTEKAKAIAKEHLNKRIREGGERFGKITPRIPLAESIDPSRGRKAVKLKVRDVDEVAFGEEDIDLAAVEQIVDPGQLRAIASAIVYAKEKYLDRKRTIPEILELVMEDIQAKGLDILTEFPQGDLALFRRFELAAALNRLRTLKIF; translated from the coding sequence ATCCCTTTGCCTCGCCTAGCAAATTCATCGTCAAAGTTCCCCAGTCAATCGCTAAGTTTCCTCGCAGTCTCTACCAGTCTGCTAGTCGAGAAGTTGCCTTACGAGATTATCTCACTCGTCAGTTCGAGCGCGTTGCCAGAGATTTAAGTTCCTATCGCGGCACGGGAAAAAGTGGATTGATTTCTATCGTTCGCACCGGACAAGAAATATTAGAACGCACTTCTGCTTTTATTGATGACGAATGGGTTGAAGCAAGATTTTTAGTCGGACTTCCCGCACGAGGACGGACGATTTTAGGTCGTCAGGCGGCAGAAATGCTATGCAAAGATATCCCGGAAATCGTCGAGAAAAAGCTTAAATATGCCTCGCTGAATGCACGAGAAATTCAAAAGCACGTAGAAACAAATGAAGATGCCGATTGGCTGCGGCAACAGTTAAAAGAAAGAGGATTAGTCGCATTTATTGCTAATGATTCGATTTTGCCGCGACGAAGTGGTGTAGATTTCCGTCCGTTATTAAAAGATGCTGTTGCTTTTCAGTCTCCACCCTCCCTAGAAGTTGAATTTAATTGCCCCAATCGAGGAGCCATTAAAGGAATGGGAATTCCGATGGGAATTACCTTAATTGTAGGCGGTGGCTATCACGGAAAAACGACTTTATTACAAGCGATTGAATTAGGAGTTTACAATCATATCCCTGGAGATGGAAGAGAATTTGCGATCGCCAATTCTACGGCGGTAAAAATTCGCGCTGAGGACGGGCGCAGTATCGTCGGGGTCGATATTTCTCCGTTTATTAATCAGTTGCCTCAAGGTCGTTCGACAACGAATTTTTCGACAGAAAATGCGAGTGGAAGTACGTCTCAAGCGGCAAATATTATCGAAGCTTTAGAGATAGGTTCGGAACTATTGCTAGTCGATGAAGATACCTCAGCGACAAATTTTATGATTCGCGATCGCCGCATGCAACAGTTAATTTCTAAAGATAAAGAACCGATTACTCCTTTTATTGATAAAGTCAGACAACTTTATCGCGATTATGGCGTTTCTACTATTTTAGTTATGGGCGGCAGCGGTGATTATTTTGACGTAGCCGATACCGTTATTGCCATGGAGAATTTTCAACCGCAAGACGTAACCGAAAAAGCCAAAGCGATCGCCAAAGAACATCTTAACAAACGCATTCGAGAAGGCGGAGAACGATTCGGAAAAATCACTCCCAGAATTCCTTTAGCAGAAAGCATCGATCCCAGTCGCGGGCGCAAGGCAGTCAAGTTAAAGGTACGCGATGTCGATGAAGTGGCTTTTGGAGAAGAAGATATCGATTTAGCTGCTGTAGAACAAATTGTCGATCCCGGACAGTTGAGAGCGATCGCGTCTGCGATTGTCTATGCTAAAGAGAAATATCTCGACAGAAAGCGAACGATTCCGGAGATTTTAGAACTTGTCATGGAGGATATTCAGGCAAAAGGATTAGATATCTTGACCGAATTTCCTCAAGGAGATTTAGCCTTATTTCGACGCTTTGAATTAGCGGCTGCTCTGAATCGTTTGCGAACTTTAAAAATTTTCTAG